In Streptomyces ambofaciens ATCC 23877, a single genomic region encodes these proteins:
- the pheT gene encoding phenylalanine--tRNA ligase subunit beta codes for MRVPLSWLREYVDLPATQTGRDVQAKLISAGLEVETVEHLGADLKGPLVVGQVLTIEELEGFKKPIRFCTVDVGQANGTGEPQEIVCGARNFAVGDKVVVVLPGATLPGGFSISARKTYGKTSHGMICSGDELGMGDDGSHGIIVLPPETEVGKDAIELLELVDEVLDIAVTANRGDCLSIRGVARETAIAYGLPLRDPALLDVPAPNAYGYPVKIADPTGCDRFTARTVTGLSPEARSPIWLQRRLQKVGMRPISLAVDVTNYVMMELGQPLHAYDRSLVQGTIGVRRAEEGEKIVTLDGVERKLHAEDLVITDDRGPIGLAGVMGGADTEIADHGDAGNATSDVVIEAAHFDQVTVARTARRHKLSSEASRRFERGVDPQAAAAAAQRTVDLLVLLAGGTAESGVTELSAPPVPHTISVPADHPDKVAGVTYGRETVVRRLQEVGCDVYGQDELIVTVPSWRPDLADPNDLAEEVIRLEGYENLPATLPRPSAGRGLTSRQRLHRRVGRALAGAGYVEAPNYPFLSERVFDQLGLDADDPARRVVKLVNPLSDEEPALRTTLLPGLLGALRRNDGRGSHDLALFETGLVFHPRDERRIAANLPVDRRPDADDLAALDAALPDQPRHVAVVLAGAREQAGWWGKGRPADWADAVEAARTVAREAGTELGTRKGQYGPWHPGRCAELTITVDGEERVVGHAGELHPRVLKALGLPARSCAMELDLDAVARAGDDTPQAPGISTFPVATQDVALVVDAFVPAADVEAALREGAGELLESIRLFDVYDNAEQLGEGRKSLAYALRFRAGDRTLTVDEASAARDAAVALAGERVGAVLRS; via the coding sequence ATGCGGGTCCCGCTTTCTTGGCTGCGGGAGTACGTCGACCTGCCGGCCACGCAGACCGGCCGCGACGTGCAGGCCAAGCTGATTTCGGCCGGCCTGGAGGTCGAGACCGTCGAGCACCTCGGCGCCGACCTCAAGGGCCCCCTCGTCGTCGGCCAGGTCCTCACCATCGAGGAGCTGGAGGGCTTCAAGAAGCCGATCCGCTTCTGCACCGTCGACGTCGGCCAGGCCAACGGCACCGGTGAGCCCCAGGAGATCGTCTGCGGCGCCCGCAACTTCGCCGTCGGCGACAAGGTCGTCGTGGTCCTCCCCGGCGCCACCCTGCCGGGCGGCTTCTCGATCAGCGCCCGCAAGACGTACGGCAAGACCTCCCACGGCATGATCTGCTCCGGCGACGAGCTGGGCATGGGCGACGACGGCTCGCACGGCATCATCGTGCTGCCGCCCGAGACCGAGGTCGGCAAGGACGCCATCGAGCTGCTCGAGCTGGTCGACGAGGTCCTGGACATCGCCGTCACCGCCAACCGCGGTGACTGCCTGTCCATCCGCGGCGTCGCCCGCGAGACCGCCATCGCCTACGGCCTGCCGCTGCGCGACCCGGCCCTGCTGGACGTGCCCGCCCCGAACGCCTACGGCTACCCGGTGAAGATCGCCGACCCGACCGGCTGCGACCGCTTCACCGCCCGCACGGTCACCGGGCTCAGCCCCGAGGCACGCTCCCCGATCTGGCTCCAGCGGCGCCTGCAGAAGGTCGGCATGCGCCCGATCTCGCTCGCCGTCGACGTCACGAACTACGTGATGATGGAGCTCGGCCAGCCCCTGCACGCCTACGACCGCTCGCTGGTCCAGGGCACCATCGGCGTGCGCCGCGCCGAGGAGGGCGAGAAGATCGTCACCCTCGACGGCGTCGAGCGGAAGCTGCACGCCGAGGACCTGGTCATCACCGACGACCGCGGCCCGATCGGCCTCGCCGGTGTCATGGGCGGCGCCGACACGGAGATCGCCGACCACGGCGACGCCGGGAACGCCACGAGCGACGTGGTGATCGAGGCCGCCCACTTCGACCAGGTGACCGTCGCGCGCACCGCCCGCCGGCACAAGCTGTCCTCCGAGGCCTCCCGCCGCTTCGAGCGCGGCGTCGACCCGCAGGCCGCCGCCGCCGCCGCGCAGCGCACCGTCGACCTCCTGGTGCTGCTCGCGGGCGGCACCGCCGAGTCCGGCGTCACGGAGCTCAGCGCTCCGCCGGTGCCGCACACCATCAGCGTCCCGGCCGACCACCCGGACAAGGTCGCGGGGGTGACCTACGGCCGCGAGACCGTCGTGCGCCGCCTCCAGGAGGTCGGCTGCGACGTGTACGGGCAGGACGAGCTGATCGTCACCGTCCCGTCCTGGCGGCCGGACCTCGCCGACCCCAACGACCTGGCCGAAGAGGTCATCCGCCTGGAGGGCTACGAGAACCTGCCCGCCACGCTGCCGAGGCCCTCGGCGGGCCGCGGCCTGACCTCCCGGCAGCGGCTGCACCGCCGGGTCGGACGGGCCCTGGCCGGCGCCGGCTACGTCGAGGCGCCGAACTACCCCTTCCTCAGCGAGCGCGTCTTCGACCAGCTCGGGCTGGACGCCGACGACCCGGCCCGCCGCGTCGTCAAGCTGGTCAACCCGCTCAGCGACGAGGAGCCCGCGCTGCGGACCACGCTGCTGCCGGGCCTGCTCGGCGCGCTGCGCCGCAACGACGGCCGGGGCTCGCACGACCTCGCGCTGTTCGAGACCGGCCTGGTCTTCCACCCGCGCGACGAGCGGCGCATCGCCGCGAACCTGCCCGTGGACCGGCGCCCCGACGCCGACGACCTCGCCGCGCTCGACGCCGCGCTGCCCGACCAGCCGCGGCACGTCGCCGTCGTCCTGGCCGGCGCCCGCGAGCAGGCCGGCTGGTGGGGCAAGGGCCGCCCGGCCGACTGGGCCGACGCGGTCGAGGCCGCCCGGACCGTCGCCCGTGAGGCCGGCACCGAACTGGGCACGCGCAAGGGCCAGTACGGTCCCTGGCACCCGGGACGCTGCGCCGAGCTGACCATCACGGTGGACGGCGAGGAGCGGGTCGTCGGGCACGCCGGCGAGCTGCACCCTCGGGTGCTGAAGGCGCTCGGCCTGCCCGCGCGCAGCTGCGCGATGGAGCTCGACCTCGACGCGGTGGCGCGGGCCGGCGACGACACCCCGCAGGCGCCGGGCATCTCCACCTTCCCGGTCGCCACCCAGGACGTCGCCCTGGTCGTCGACGCGTTCGTCCCGGCGGCCGACGTCGAGGCCGCACTGCGCGAGGGCGCCGGTGAACTGCTGGAGTCGATCCGGCTGTTCGACGTCTACGACAACGCGGAGCAGCTCGGCGAGGGGCGCAAGTCCCTCGCGTACGCGCTGCGCTTCCGTGCGGGGGACCGGACGCTGACGGTCGACGAGGCGTCGGCCGCGCGGGACGCGGCGGTCGCCCTCGCGGGCGAGCGCGTCGGAGCGGTGCTGCGCAGCTAG
- the pheS gene encoding phenylalanine--tRNA ligase subunit alpha has product MSAPNKSYDPVEVEALKPEEIERMRDEALAAFAAAGSLDALQEAKVAHTGGTSPLALANREIGALPPQAKAEAGKRVGMARGAVNKALAARQEELEAERDARVLVEEAVDVTLPYDRVPAGARHPLTTLSERIEDVFVAMGYEVAEGPEAEAEWFNFDALNIGPDHPARGEADTFFVQGPDGGSESGVVLRTHTSPVQIRSALDRELPVYVICPGRVYRTDELDATHTPVFHQVELLAIDEGLTMADLKGTLDHMVQSLFGAEMKTRLRPNFFPFTEPSAEMDMLCYVCKGASVGNPDRPCRTCSSEGWIELGGCGMVNPRVLTACGVDPEKYSGFAFGFGIERMLMFRHNVEDMRDMVEGDVRFTRPFGMEI; this is encoded by the coding sequence ATGTCGGCACCGAATAAGTCGTACGACCCTGTCGAGGTCGAGGCGTTGAAACCGGAAGAGATCGAGCGCATGCGGGACGAGGCGCTCGCCGCCTTCGCCGCAGCGGGCTCCCTCGACGCGCTCCAGGAGGCGAAGGTCGCCCACACCGGCGGCACCTCCCCGCTGGCGCTGGCCAACCGCGAGATCGGCGCCCTGCCGCCGCAGGCCAAGGCCGAGGCCGGCAAGCGCGTCGGCATGGCCCGCGGCGCCGTGAACAAGGCGCTCGCCGCCCGCCAGGAGGAGCTGGAGGCCGAGCGCGACGCGCGCGTCCTGGTCGAGGAGGCCGTGGACGTCACGCTGCCCTACGACCGGGTGCCGGCCGGCGCCCGGCACCCGCTCACCACGCTCTCCGAGCGCATCGAGGACGTCTTCGTGGCCATGGGCTACGAGGTCGCCGAGGGCCCCGAGGCCGAGGCCGAGTGGTTCAACTTCGACGCCCTCAACATCGGCCCGGACCACCCGGCCCGCGGCGAGGCCGACACCTTCTTCGTCCAGGGCCCCGACGGCGGCTCCGAGTCCGGGGTCGTGCTGCGCACCCACACCTCACCCGTGCAGATCCGCTCCGCGCTCGACCGTGAGCTGCCGGTCTACGTGATCTGCCCCGGCCGGGTGTACCGCACCGACGAGCTGGACGCCACGCACACCCCCGTCTTCCACCAGGTCGAGCTGCTCGCCATCGACGAGGGCCTGACCATGGCGGACCTCAAGGGCACCCTGGACCACATGGTCCAGTCGCTGTTCGGCGCGGAGATGAAGACCCGGCTGCGGCCGAACTTCTTCCCCTTCACCGAGCCGTCCGCCGAGATGGACATGCTCTGCTACGTCTGCAAGGGCGCGTCCGTCGGCAACCCCGACCGGCCCTGCCGCACCTGCTCCAGCGAGGGCTGGATCGAGCTCGGCGGCTGCGGCATGGTCAACCCGCGGGTGCTCACCGCCTGCGGCGTCGACCCGGAGAAGTACAGCGGCTTCGCCTTCGGGTTCGGCATCGAGCGGATGCTGATGTTCCGCCACAACGTCGAGGACATGCGAGACATGGTCGAGGGTGACGTCCGGTTCACCCGGCCGTTCGGGATGGAGATCTGA
- a CDS encoding sensor histidine kinase: MSVGTSSAPGARQAPRPPAPRRPGDLADLGIDPDELPDGLVVADERGRVVCFNAAAARITAVPVADALGQPLEKALPLEDLEGRRWWQLTDPYGGLAIRVRQPERNLLLPGGREVLVSARYVRTEPTGPVHRVVVTLRDTEARRRTERSHAELIATVAHELRSPLTSVKGFTATLLAKWERFTDDQKRLMLETVDADADRVTRLIAELLDISRIDSGRLEVRRQPVDIGAAVGRHIQAYVAAGQEADRFLLRIAQPLPDLWADPDKVDQVLGNLLENAVRHGEGTVTIDVTPTASPREGEDTGTSVTVSDEGAGIPEESMNRVFTRFWRGSKRGGTGLGLYIVKGIVEAHGGTITVGRAPGGGAEFRFTLPVAAPAYLA, from the coding sequence ATGAGCGTCGGCACGAGCAGCGCACCGGGAGCACGCCAGGCGCCGCGTCCGCCCGCGCCCCGCCGGCCCGGCGATCTCGCCGACCTCGGCATCGACCCCGACGAGCTGCCCGACGGTCTCGTCGTCGCCGACGAGCGGGGACGCGTCGTCTGCTTCAACGCCGCCGCCGCGCGCATCACCGCGGTGCCCGTGGCCGATGCCCTCGGACAGCCGCTGGAGAAGGCCCTCCCGCTGGAGGACCTGGAGGGCCGGCGCTGGTGGCAGCTGACCGACCCCTACGGCGGCCTCGCCATCCGCGTCCGCCAGCCCGAACGCAACCTCCTGCTGCCCGGCGGCCGGGAAGTCCTCGTCTCCGCCCGCTATGTGCGCACCGAACCCACCGGCCCCGTCCACCGCGTCGTCGTCACCCTGCGCGACACCGAGGCCCGCCGCCGCACCGAGCGCAGCCACGCCGAGCTGATCGCCACCGTCGCCCACGAACTGCGCTCGCCGCTCACCTCCGTCAAGGGCTTCACGGCCACCCTGCTGGCCAAGTGGGAGCGGTTCACCGACGACCAGAAGCGGCTGATGCTGGAGACCGTGGACGCCGACGCCGACCGCGTCACCCGGCTCATCGCCGAACTGCTGGACATCTCCCGCATCGACTCGGGCCGGCTGGAGGTCCGCCGCCAGCCCGTGGACATCGGTGCCGCCGTCGGCCGCCACATCCAGGCGTACGTCGCCGCCGGCCAGGAGGCCGACCGCTTCCTGCTCCGCATCGCCCAGCCGCTGCCCGACCTGTGGGCCGACCCCGACAAGGTCGACCAGGTGCTGGGCAACCTGCTCGAAAATGCCGTGCGGCACGGCGAGGGAACCGTCACCATTGACGTCACGCCCACGGCGTCCCCCCGCGAAGGGGAGGACACCGGCACGTCGGTCACGGTGAGCGACGAAGGGGCCGGCATCCCGGAGGAGTCCATGAACCGCGTCTTCACCCGCTTCTGGCGGGGCAGCAAGCGCGGTGGCACCGGCCTCGGGCTGTACATCGTCAAGGGCATCGTCGAGGCCCACGGCGGCACCATCACGGTCGGCCGCGCCCCCGGCGGCGGCGCCGAGTTCCGATTTACGTTGCCCGTGGCGGCCCCGGCCTACCTGGCCTGA